A window of Rhipicephalus microplus isolate Deutch F79 chromosome 8, USDA_Rmic, whole genome shotgun sequence genomic DNA:
TCAAGATTTTTCACCTACGCCTACTAATAAAATTACCATGAACATGATAGGTAAACTTACAAAATAGCGAAAATGTACTGggtctaaaaaaataaaagtgctaTAAAAAGAAGCCCAATCGGGGTCAGCATGGACGGTTATGTATTGTATGTAAGTATCAGTGATATTGTAAAACACTATTTGTGAAGTGGGCAGTGCCACCCATATAAGAGAAAAGGGAAAATAACCACATTGCAACCACACGATGGAATGAGTTCGTGCAAGATATGGGCAGAAGAATAATGCTGGCAGAAGCCTTTGTCATGCATAAAATAAATATAACCTAATGATAAATAAAACGAATGTAAGCAGCTATGTACGTGAGCTTTATGGTGCCTTAGAATCAAGCTTATTTGGTACTTTAAAACAAAAAGCAACATTACTTCCCAACCTAATGAACAGCCAAGCCCTTTGTATGCAAGGTAACAGCCACAATCAATTACGAAGTCATATGCACCTTCACAGGGCGTAACGTATAAGTCATATGCACCTTCACGTCATACGCATCTTCACATTACGTAACGtataacgtaacgtaacgtaccATCCCTAGCTCGTCTAATATACATATCATGACGCACCAATCATGAAATATTTGTGGGAATGGAACAAGACCGTTCGTCCTACTATATGAGTCGCTGGACAGGAAAGCAACTCTGACCACGTTTTCATAGCGGCTCCACATCTATAATGTCTTTGAGTGATTCTCGGGGCTTGCTCAAGGAGTCTTCGTTGCGTTTTTGCTCTTCGCTGTAAATCGTTCTCATCTTATGACTCACTATTGAAATTCTCATCATGTAATGATCGACATTCGCACCACCAAAATCCAAAACCTGAGTGTCACGAAAGTGCACGCTTCTGAAAAGGCGTTCCTGAGTGGCTTCATCCATGTGACCAGTTCGGACTGCGTCCCTGACATTCGAATCAGGACTCAGTGTGCCGATCCTGCGGTGAACTTTGGACCGATGCCCCAAAGTGCTAGACACCAATCTCTTAGTCGTTTCTATAGCCCGATTAATCGTACCCGTGGAACACATGCAACGTTCCAGAATGTCTTGCTTGAAATCGGGAACGTCCATGGAACGGCGGAGCCTGACGCTCATATCGAGAGTGAGATCCTTGTTGAACTCCTGAATGAGTCGTTCGGGTGCGCAGTCAGCGGTTGCCACCAGCTTTACTACCCGTGGTGGCACTCGCTTGTTTCTCCTAATAATGGATAGAACCTCGGGAATGAATACTGGCTCGAACAACTTTCCGCACGTGAGCCTGAAATCCACGAGCCAGCGGCACTTCGCGACAGCGTCGGGCAAGAGTCGGTAGAATGGGGTGTTGTCGTCGGATTTTAGATCGGTGACATGAATGTGAAGCTTCCGCAGACTCTCGTTCATGAGGCAGAAGCGGTAGAACCAGAACGGCACCGGATGCTTCAGTGACCATCCACTCATGGTGAGCGAGCGAATCGAGATGTCGGAGGCGAGCCCGTGGAGCAACAGGATGGAGACGAACTCGCAGCACGTGTCCGCCAAAGTCACGTTGAGTTCAGTCAGGCTGTTACTTGTCTCTGAGAGAAGGGAGACACCCAGAAAAGCGACGTCATATGTCCCGGGCACAGACACTTCTATTTCCAATGTCTCCAGCGTCTCTGCCACTGCGAAAAAGGGCAACAGTGCTAGAAGGTGGCTGAAGTCGAACGAGTGACTTTTGAACGTTTCTGtaagggaatcgccaaacgagaGATTCAACTTGCGGAATGCCACATCGTTGCGGACGGCAATGATAAGAAGATGAAAGTCTTCGCCGAAGTACACTTTGTTAACACGTACTGTGGCCACGGGGCTCGTTCTCTGCGAGCATACAGAGAGCTGACGCTGTCGCAAGGCTTGGTCGACAATCTTCCTCGTCACGTCAGCGTGACTCACTGATGACGAAGGCAGTACTCGACCGACATCAAGAACTTCAAGGGTCCTGTTGGTGTCCAGGGCGTCCACAAGAATATCAAGGTGCTCGCAAGAAAGGTCGCCTCTGATATGTAGTACCTTTAGATATCGTTGTCGAACAAGCTCATTCTCTGTGGCCCGTATTGACAAATTGGGTTCTGAATCCTCATTAGCACCATTTCTCTTCAGGCCTTCCGCTATGGCTTTAACGCCTCGCGTTGTGATGAATGAATTCTGCAAATTTAATACTTCCATTCGGGCTTTTTCTACAAACTTGCTCAATACGAACTGATAATAGCGAGTAGGAAGAGTCGATTCCATGTCAATAGGCAGAGAAAGGTGCTTCAGATGAGTGTTTGCGTTTGCTAGGTCGCAGAGTGCCATGAGCTCCGAAGGAGTGGTAAGCTTCCGACAAATCTGGACTCCGATGATTTGTTCGTTTTCACCCAATCGTTCAAAGATGAGCTTCAGGTCGCATGGAACGTCAAAGTGAACCTGCTTGACACGCCTACACCCGGGTCTGACCAGGAGTCGGGACAGTTGCTGGCTTCGTTCGAACCACAATCCGGGATTAAGCAGAGAGATGGAGAAGCACTCGAGGAGCGGCAGACCCTTAGCCGCTTCAATAAGTCCGTCCAAGTTTCTGAAAATGAATTTAATATACCTTTCAGATGCCATGAGGACCGTTTAAAAATATTGATATATTTTTCTTAGACCACATGTAGTTTGAGCTTGATATGTAGAAAAAGCAGTATTTCATTATTATGGTCTACCTGATTATCACAGTTTCGGTATGTAAGGCTTGTGCAGGTCTTGAAGAGTGACCCTTAAATTGACGCAGGCTGCGTCTACGTCAGGACAGTAAGGTTTATTTTGCCGTCGTGTCGTGAGCCTTCAGCAGAGTTTGTCCCTAATTTAAGACAACTCCACTGTGACAAACTCGCCACCACCAGACACTTTCTTTGTCACAACCTATGAAAACCATGGTAACAGCCAAATCCAGAGTATTGATTCATTAAGTTGTACCCTGATTTTTGAATGTATCTTCCCAATAAAGTTATGATTTTCTAAGGAGCTTAATGCATAGTGAATGAccagatgaaaaaaaattaacgaTTGTTTGACAGAATAATGGGTCTGGCTCAGGTATTTCATGTCGCGACGCCACTGACTTGCCTTTTTATGTCTGCATGGGGTTGCTGGACTGTCTAGAGTTGGTCAGTTACTTGGAGGTGCACAGAGCGGCTTCGCACCTCACCGAGCGAATGCGCTTAAAGTCCTCAAAACGATTTTCACCAAATGGTTTTTTCCAAAGTTTTGTTTTGAGGCATTCGCATAAATCTTTAGTTAATAATAACGTTAGAGTAGTTGGAATTTCTTTAGTTAGAATAACAATATATTCTTACTAAACCACAGTATTTACTTCTCTCTTTCGTGAATGAGTTGTGCCTTTGATAAATCAGAGCCAACCTGCAACACTCTTCGAACTAATCTTTGAATGACTTAGGATTAGAATGTTGTAGGCAGCCGACGGATCTAGCCTTAAATATTTTGCAGGCgattgccccgcccggtttcctcATTGCTAATTTAATGTAATTTCCTTTTGTTTCCTAACTAAGCACAGGCAGGCCCTAAAAATTCGCGCTTACgacgacgtaagcctgcataagctGGTGGCCTCCTGTGCTATTCCACATGCAGTATTGTGCTGGTATTCCGAACTCACTGCACCACACCCAGAACATAATTGTCACTCATCACTAGTCACACGCGAGGTCTGTAGCATTCGAAAATTTCAAGAGACATCACGACACCTCCTTCCCGAAAATCCTGTGACAAcacggaaacacaatatcagtcacgctacCGCACGGCAACCCTAAATGTTGCAGTTACTCGAATAAACCTTGCCGATCTTTCCTAAGGTCACGGTGCACTTAGGCAAATAGTGTTCAACATCCCCGCTTTCTTTCAAAGAATTCGTCATTGCAGTTTATTGCCTTTTGAATAGATTGCCGGGAACATTTTTAAAGTATGTCTTCTACGAGTAGAATATATAGCAAGGCCGTGTCGCACGCTCTAAATGAGTGATTTCCATGTGTGCCTGTGAGCACGCTGAAAGTGACGCAGGGACGAATGACACGGGAAAAAAATACGTCTGTTCCTCAGTGCACGTaatgactttgagcactttctcGATATTTGAGCACTTTCTCGATCATGAGTGTGCTGGCGTTATTGTACACTTTATGTATTTTTATATTATGCGCAACTCTGATGCTATAGAGCTCAGTGCACGCATGTCGATGCATAGCATGGGGGCAGCACTAATTACGCATACACCATAAATGGTCAATGTGCGCCAATATTTGTCCTCACAAGTGGACATATTGACTTTTGGCATTAGTGTAAAAAAGACAGTGTGATATATACCTGAAAGGGAAATCGTTGATTTCATGCCGCGTGTGGCATCCTAACACTTGGTTCACATGTTTTCCAGAAcctcgactaccgattggcagtATTTTATGCTCATTATAAAAAAAGCATTGCAAAGCCACATTAACAATGCAGTTTAGTCGTTGGTAGCCAGGGGGACGCTATAGTTTGAAGTGGCTTTGAAAAgaggaaaagggaagaaaaaagcgcagtcccgttactgcctctctcaatggagggcacctcAACAGTTATGCGCAGGGAAGGAGGGAATGAGAATTAAACAGAAAGAAGGAAGGGATAAGATATAGTTGGACCAACCTTCCGTACGCAGTAAATAGATGCCCTTACTGAAAAAAAGAGCGTAACCTGTCGGCAACCATTCACCACTGTGGTCTATATACTGGTTACGGCACACGTCTGGTGACTCAAAGGTTTCTGTATCGAATCTCTGCCATGGCTGCCACTCGATGGAGGCAAAGTGCTATAGGCCAGTGAatctagatttaggtgcacgctgaagaaccccaaatggtcgaaactGTCAGgaccccccactacggcgtccctcgtagtCACATCATGGGTTCGGCACGTAAAGGTCTAGCAATTActacggttattacctgtcgGCGATATGGCACTTCTTTAGCGTGAGCTTCCTCAGGAACACGTTGCTTGCGACTAGCGCGGCGAGGCGGCAATGGTCGTCTGGGTGCATCAGGTACAGTCCGTAGAGTGACAGCTCGGTGAGCTGGGTCACGTGACCGAGAAACAGAAAGAGGCGGCGCCCTCTAGGCAGGGTTTTCCCACTGACTCCCAGTTCGAGAATCTTGTAGTCTTCGTGGAGGCGATATCCCCGACAGAACGCGCCTGGAGACTGGGCCACCTCGGTGAGGTCAAGGCGCACTCGACGAATGCATCGGTGCACTCGCAGAAGCCACGTGATAAGACACTCTCGCTCGTAGAGGAACTCTGCAAGAGGACACGTGTTCAGAGCTGTAGAGGCATTTTGATTTCGTGATGAGAACAGTGCCGCGACACTGTTGTCGTACCGGAAAAAATCCTATATTGAAACTTCTATTACAATTATAGATACACGTAGTTAAAATGAATGACCAATCGATGACACTGAAACCGTCCAGTAAGGAGATGAAAGCTTGAATGGGTGAAGTATCGGGGAAGTGAATGTTCGAACAAGCGACCCTGTCTTCTTCGAGGCTGAAACATTGAAGATGCAACACTGAAAACTAGATTGATTGTTGAAACGTTGGCTCCACTGACACTCGAAGTTCCAAGAATTTTTGCACATCTTCACACGTGACCCCTCCCAGGAAGCATCAGCGTGGAAGTTTAGCAAAGTATAACATGATCACTCCAAATCTAATCGGCAACTTTGGTATCGCCATAGGTTGCGATTTTGGTTGCTCTAAACCTTTCGCAGAGAATTCAGGCTGTTTCATATTCAGTGTAATGGCCATCTTGACATTCAGCACTGGGAAGTACACAAACCTCAGAAGAAAACAATATGTATCCAGGGGGATATATTGCGAGACAGTATTCGTCACTTCAAGCCATCAAATTTACTAAAAGCAATAATGAACTCTTAAGTCGCAGCCGCAAGCGGGCATGTTTGTAATGAAAAGTCGAAGGTGGTAGTGTTTCTGCACAGTTCCAAGAGAAAAATGTTTTCTAGCTTGTCTGCTCCGAGATATGCCAGTGCAAAGTTTAATCACGGTTTCCAAAATTACGTATTCAAGGAAAAGAATATCGGCGTAATGTTCCTCCCTGATGTTACGCGCCGTAATCGCGGCACTGAGCAGCCAGTGGCGAAAAGGTAATTGTTATCAACTTTGTCAGTGCATTCGACTTGTTGCCAGAATAAACACCGCACTCAACTAGGCGATCAGCTTTGGCACATCGGGGAGGAGCTGTGTGCCAGTGCGGAGGAAGAAATTTCTTAAAGAATGCAGCAAATCTTATTAATTACGCAACGCTAGTACTTGAATGATTTTTAAATGTTTTTCCTTGATTCATACGCCAGTCCGCTCCTTTGGTGAAGCTATTTTATGATTAACTGTGAACGTCCCCGGGGCCTGTCTAACATTGGGCCTCTGCGTATACATTCAAAGTTCCTATTAGTGTCGGGGACTACATCTCAAACACTATTATGTACAGCACTTACGTTTGGACTCCACGTCCATCTTACGCGCCCTGTCACGAATCGCCTCTGCGTTGGCTCTCTTAGGAAAGTCTCTGTCGACATGATGCAGCGAGAAGGTTCCAAGATGAATCTCCGCGATCTCGATGTCATATCGAAGCAACAATCTGGCTAAGGCGTCCTGGAAGTTTAGGAGCCAGCAGGGCGCCTGCTCTGTTTTGGTACACCACCAGTCCAGATCCTTCGCAGGAACTTCCTGAATGACACGACG
This region includes:
- the LOC119165773 gene encoding uncharacterized protein LOC119165773, with translation MDKAEDLWNLKRTRQRYGSNSESPPKNPKRGSDGPVLFTGEGIEEIMQTYFSENTGTLETVKEEQPREYAHQLLEWFTGVSQSASREIQPRNLWPSSGNTKPCTISSSPGQDCNKSSTRDTINSFAPLSVIQEESTSPVASSSELKPVVDSRRHVFTESEHDVSEKHSARKSDVNASGAHSHKASTKELMTMQEDCTGPRSDEQVGPSRESSGEQSRPNERLRHLRSRWRAAQRILDDIGARLNEPAGPRAPTEVPAVQAYREQWWDDVQHKSRALSESKPFAPAQTRGPPQSRSKPDSPVEECPGTLTLFDGVFKRPLPVSRRPRRLQAQRHATRTKPQSSAAKTSTVHKLEHIASVGRKSPPKSAQTAPVASVSPQLKRFSQFLHHKAPRVFPEWQSFGHFVLHIRRVIQEVPAKDLDWWCTKTEQAPCWLLNFQDALARLLLRYDIEIAEIHLGTFSLHHVDRDFPKRANAEAIRDRARKMDVESKQFLYERECLITWLLRVHRCIRRVRLDLTEVAQSPGAFCRGYRLHEDYKILELGVSGKTLPRGRRLFLFLGHVTQLTELSLYGLYLMHPDDHCRLAALVASNVFLRKLTLKKCHIADRNLDGLIEAAKGLPLLECFSISLLNPGLWFERSQQLSRLLVRPGCRRVKQVHFDVPCDLKLIFERLGENEQIIGVQICRKLTTPSELMALCDLANANTHLKHLSLPIDMESTLPTRYYQFVLSKFVEKARMEVLNLQNSFITTRGVKAIAEGLKRNGANEDSEPNLSIRATENELVRQRYLKVLHIRGDLSCEHLDILVDALDTNRTLEVLDVGRVLPSSSVSHADVTRKIVDQALRQRQLSVCSQRTSPVATVRVNKVYFGEDFHLLIIAVRNDVAFRKLNLSFGDSLTETFKSHSFDFSHLLALLPFFAVAETLETLEIEVSVPGTYDVAFLGVSLLSETSNSLTELNVTLADTCCEFVSILLLHGLASDISIRSLTMSGWSLKHPVPFWFYRFCLMNESLRKLHIHVTDLKSDDNTPFYRLLPDAVAKCRWLVDFRLTCGKLFEPVFIPEVLSIIRRNKRVPPRVVKLVATADCAPERLIQEFNKDLTLDMSVRLRRSMDVPDFKQDILERCMCSTGTINRAIETTKRLVSSTLGHRSKVHRRIGTLSPDSNVRDAVRTGHMDEATQERLFRSVHFRDTQVLDFGGANVDHYMMRISIVSHKMRTIYSEEQKRNEDSLSKPRESLKDIIDVEPL